Proteins encoded by one window of Clostridium perfringens:
- the grpE gene encoding nucleotide exchange factor GrpE: protein MVDNKDFNEELKENIQEELDNETKAENPNIDEEVEEVSEDIKADEKVIDFEELKALKEENTMFKSKTKKLENELEALKDRLLRISAEYENYRKRTDKEKERIYTDACEDVLIKMLPVLDNLERALAVDGTVEDLKKGVEMTVRQFEDALEKLQVEEISTENGFDPELHQAMMVVEQEGAEPNQVAQVFQKGYKRGDKVIRHSMVTVTK, encoded by the coding sequence ATGGTGGATAATAAAGATTTTAACGAAGAGTTAAAGGAAAATATCCAAGAAGAATTAGATAACGAAACAAAAGCTGAAAATCCTAATATTGATGAAGAGGTAGAAGAAGTTTCAGAAGATATTAAGGCTGATGAAAAAGTTATTGATTTTGAAGAATTAAAGGCTTTAAAGGAAGAAAATACTATGTTTAAAAGTAAAACAAAGAAATTAGAAAATGAATTAGAGGCCTTAAAAGATAGATTATTAAGAATATCTGCAGAGTATGAAAATTACAGAAAAAGAACAGATAAAGAAAAAGAAAGAATATATACTGATGCATGTGAAGATGTTTTAATCAAAATGCTTCCAGTATTAGATAACTTAGAAAGAGCCTTAGCTGTAGATGGAACTGTTGAAGATCTTAAAAAAGGTGTTGAAATGACAGTAAGACAATTTGAGGATGCTTTAGAAAAACTTCAAGTTGAAGAAATATCTACAGAAAATGGTTTTGATCCAGAATTACATCAAGCAATGATGGTTGTGGAACAAGAAGGCGCAGAGCCAAATCAAGTAGCTCAAGTATTCCAAAAAGGATACAAGAGAGGGGATAAGGTTATCAGACATTCAATGGTAACTGTAACTAAATAA
- the dnaK gene encoding molecular chaperone DnaK, which produces MSKIIGIDLGTTNSCVAVMEGGEPVVITNSEGARTTPSVVSFQANGERLVGQVAKRQAITNPDKTIMSIKRHMGTDYKVNIDGKDYTPQEISAMILQKLKADAEAYLGEKVTEAVITVPAYFNDAERQATKDAGRIAGLDVKRIINEPTAASLAYGLDKMDSAHKILVYDLGGGTFDVSILDLGDGVFEVVSTNGDARLGGDDFDQRIIDYIAEDFKAQNGIDLRQDKMALQRLKEAAEKAKIELSSSTQTLINLPFITADATGPKHIDMTLTRAKFNELTHDLVERTINIMKEALKSGNVSLNDIDKVILVGGSTRIPAVQEAVKNFTGKEPSKGVNPDECVAMGAAIQAGVLTGDVKDVLLLDVTPLTLGIETLGGVATPLIERNTTIPARKSQIFSTAADNQTSVEIHVVQGERQMAADNKTLGRFTLSGIAPAPRGIPQIEVAFDIDANGIVKVSATDKATGKEANITITASTNLSDAEIDKAVKEAEQFAEEDKKRKEAIEVKNNAEQTVYQTEKTLNELGDKVSAEEKAEIEAKIEEVKKVKDGDDIEAIKKAMEDLTQAFYKVSEKLYQQNGGAQGQGFDPNNMGGANAGAGATNNNDDNVVDADFEVQDDK; this is translated from the coding sequence ATGAGTAAAATAATCGGTATAGATTTAGGAACAACAAATTCATGCGTAGCTGTTATGGAAGGTGGAGAACCAGTAGTTATCACTAACTCAGAAGGTGCTAGAACAACTCCATCAGTAGTTTCATTCCAAGCAAATGGAGAAAGATTAGTAGGTCAAGTTGCTAAAAGACAAGCAATAACAAATCCTGACAAAACAATAATGTCAATCAAAAGACACATGGGAACTGACTATAAAGTTAATATAGATGGAAAAGATTATACACCACAAGAAATATCAGCAATGATACTTCAAAAATTAAAAGCAGATGCAGAAGCTTACTTAGGAGAAAAAGTAACAGAAGCTGTTATCACAGTTCCAGCTTACTTCAATGATGCTGAAAGACAAGCAACTAAGGATGCTGGTAGAATCGCTGGTTTAGATGTTAAAAGAATAATAAACGAACCAACAGCTGCATCATTAGCTTATGGATTAGATAAAATGGATAGTGCTCATAAAATCTTAGTATATGACCTAGGTGGTGGTACTTTCGACGTATCTATCTTAGACTTAGGAGATGGAGTATTTGAAGTTGTATCAACAAACGGAGATGCTAGATTAGGTGGAGATGACTTCGACCAAAGAATTATAGATTATATAGCAGAAGACTTTAAAGCTCAAAACGGAATTGATTTAAGACAAGATAAAATGGCTCTTCAAAGATTAAAAGAAGCTGCTGAAAAAGCTAAAATTGAGTTATCATCATCAACTCAAACATTAATTAACTTACCATTTATAACTGCTGATGCAACTGGTCCAAAACACATAGATATGACATTAACAAGAGCTAAATTCAATGAATTAACTCATGACTTAGTTGAAAGAACAATCAACATAATGAAAGAAGCCTTAAAATCAGGTAATGTTTCATTAAATGATATAGATAAAGTAATCTTAGTTGGTGGATCAACAAGAATACCAGCAGTTCAAGAAGCTGTTAAAAACTTCACTGGAAAAGAACCTTCAAAAGGAGTTAACCCAGATGAGTGCGTAGCAATGGGTGCTGCTATCCAAGCTGGTGTATTAACTGGTGATGTTAAAGACGTATTATTATTAGATGTTACTCCATTAACATTAGGAATCGAAACTTTAGGAGGAGTTGCAACTCCATTAATCGAAAGAAATACAACTATCCCTGCGAGAAAGAGCCAAATATTCTCAACTGCAGCAGATAACCAAACTTCAGTTGAAATTCACGTAGTACAAGGTGAAAGACAAATGGCAGCTGATAACAAAACTTTAGGTAGATTTACTCTATCAGGAATTGCTCCAGCTCCAAGAGGAATCCCTCAAATAGAAGTTGCTTTCGATATAGATGCTAACGGTATAGTTAAAGTTTCAGCAACTGATAAAGCTACTGGAAAAGAAGCTAACATTACAATCACAGCTTCAACTAACTTAAGCGATGCTGAAATAGATAAGGCTGTAAAAGAAGCAGAACAATTTGCTGAAGAAGATAAGAAGAGAAAAGAAGCTATAGAAGTTAAAAACAATGCTGAGCAAACTGTTTACCAAACAGAAAAAACTTTAAATGAACTTGGAGATAAAGTTTCAGCTGAAGAAAAAGCAGAAATAGAAGCTAAAATCGAAGAAGTTAAAAAAGTTAAAGATGGTGACGATATAGAAGCTATCAAGAAAGCTATGGAAGATTTAACTCAAGCATTCTACAAAGTATCAGAAAAATTATACCAACAAAATGGTGGAGCACAAGGTCAAGGATTCGATCCAAACAACATGGGTGGAGCTAATGCTGGAGCAGGTGCTACAAACAACAACGATGACAATGTTGTAGACGCTGATTTCGAAGTTCAAGATGATAAATAA
- the hrcA gene encoding heat-inducible transcriptional repressor HrcA: protein MIDDRKLQILRAIIQDYISTGEPVGSRTIAKKYNLGVSSATIRNEMADLEDMGFLEQPHTSAGRIPSSRGYRLYVDRMIEFERLSSEEEGLIRSSIIDGTLYEVDKIIKQTSALLSELTKMTCIVKAPSVHKSFVKSIQLLKVDDVSILCVLVTDNGVIRNTVIKVKSVPISEELIKISKIITERLKNLTIEQINLEVISNLNRALSGYEDIVNAVLPALYESLKGDETSEVFLEGTINIFNYPEYNNIHKAKEILELLHDKKSISELISDSDDMTVKIGDEIFVPEAKECSIISAGYHVGDRSLGTIALIGPRRINYSKVLSIMTEVMKELNETLKNK from the coding sequence GTGATAGATGATAGAAAGCTTCAAATATTAAGAGCTATAATTCAAGACTATATATCAACTGGAGAGCCTGTTGGTTCAAGAACTATCGCTAAAAAATATAATCTTGGAGTAAGTTCAGCTACCATAAGAAATGAAATGGCTGACTTAGAGGATATGGGATTTTTAGAACAGCCTCATACTTCGGCAGGAAGAATTCCATCAAGCAGAGGATATAGATTATATGTTGATAGAATGATTGAATTCGAAAGATTGTCCTCTGAAGAGGAAGGGCTTATTAGAAGTTCAATAATAGATGGTACCTTGTACGAAGTTGATAAAATAATCAAACAAACTAGTGCTCTTCTATCGGAACTTACTAAAATGACTTGTATAGTAAAAGCACCTTCAGTACATAAGAGCTTTGTAAAATCAATTCAGCTTTTAAAAGTTGATGATGTAAGTATTTTATGTGTTTTAGTAACTGATAATGGTGTAATAAGAAATACAGTCATAAAAGTAAAGAGTGTTCCTATATCTGAAGAACTTATTAAAATTAGTAAGATAATAACTGAAAGGCTTAAAAACCTTACTATTGAGCAAATAAACTTAGAGGTTATTAGCAATCTCAATAGAGCTTTAAGCGGATATGAAGATATAGTAAATGCGGTTTTACCTGCTCTTTATGAGAGTTTAAAAGGTGATGAAACTTCTGAGGTATTCTTAGAAGGAACAATTAATATATTCAATTATCCTGAATATAATAATATTCATAAGGCAAAAGAGATTTTAGAGCTTTTACATGATAAAAAAAGTATTTCAGAACTTATAAGTGATAGTGATGATATGACTGTAAAAATAGGTGATGAAATATTTGTACCAGAAGCAAAGGAATGTTCCATAATATCAGCTGGATATCATGTAGGAGATAGATCTTTAGGTACAATAGCTTTAATAGGTCCTAGAAGAATAAATTATTCTAAAGTCTTATCAATCATGACTGAAGTTATGAAAGAGTTAAATGAAACTTTAAAGAATAAGTAA